GCTGACCGGTTTCTGGGTCTGGAACATCGGCGAGACCGTTTTCTGGCGCATGGCCGTGTTTTGCCTCATAAGCTTCGATCAGGTGATCGGCGCGGTAGCGCTTATGAGTATGAAGAGATTCCACGAGGGGGTCAGTGAAGGTGGCAACGTGTCCGGATGCTACCCATACCTGACGAGGCAAGATGATGGACGAGTCGAGGCCCACGACGTCCGCACGCGCCTGAACAAAGGTGCGCCACCACTGCTTTTTAATGTTTTCTTTCAGTTCCATTCCCAATGGACCGTAGTCCCATGCGGAACGGGTGCCACCGTAGATCTCACCACAGGGATAAACGAGGCCACGACGCTTACAGAGGTTGACGACCGTGTCAATGACATTGTTCTGTGCCACGGGATTGAACAGCTCCTTTTAAGTAGTGAGATAAAACGGCGACGGAGGTTATTCCTTTTATATCCGTACCTTCGTGACAGTCTAACCCGTCAAGTACTTTTTCTTCGACCTGTAAGCCTGTTAACGCAAATTCGTACAGAATACCCCAATTTGGTTAGGTAAAAAATGAGGAAATTTAGGCGATATAGCATCCCGTGACATAGTTTATTTTAAGTAATCACTATTGCTACCCCGTTTCGATCCCTTGCACAGTGGCAGTATGCAATCGTTTTACATCGCATCTTTTCAACAATTAGAAAGTAGCAGTCCCAATGGAAACTTCTCCGCGCCCATCATCACTGTATGCGCTGGGAGATGCCACCGTGATGTCCTCAGATCACAACCTTGACGTGATACAGGAAGAACCATCACTGATTTCTGGCATTTTGAGTGCTCTCGACTCGAGTATCAGAATCCAAATCCTGCTCTTACTACACCAGAGAGATCACTACGTTTTCGAACTAGTGCAAGCCCTTGGCGGCAGCCAGCCACTTATCAGCCAGCACCTTAAAGTTCTCAAGCGAGCTCATATCATTGACAATGAGCGCCAAGGCCGCCAAATTATCTACCGCCTCAAAGAACCCATGATCATCGACATCATCGCAAAAGTTGGTCAGCTCTCTCAAAAAGTTTCTAAAACAGCTGCCGTTTCCCACTAAAATATTTTCAATTCAACACCGTTAACAAGCCCGCTACCTTGCATTCCCAGCTAAACGCAGTGTTTTCAATCGGGCACCATCTCAACATTCTGCTGAAAAAGGAGTACGCTAAGCGTTGAAAGAGTTCTGGCCACAGTCTCTTTAACTGCCACATCCTGAAAACTTAAGGAATACTCTATGAATCGCACCATCGATCGTTCAGTCCCCAAGTTGGGGGTTCGTAGCACCCGTCAGCGCACCGCTGTCGTTGGGGTTCTTAAAGATCTTGATTATTTTGCTTCTGCCAAAGTGATCCATCAAGAGCTGACAAAACGCGATCTCAAGGTCGGTCTGACCACTGTATACCGGACCTTGCAATCACTTTCAGACATCGAAGCAGTCGATGTTCTCCATATGTCCAATGGCGAAACCCTCTACCGCCACTGCTTGAGCGATGAACACCACCACCACTTGGTGTGTACTCAATGCGGACGCACCGTGGAGATCGATGGCGGCCCAGTAGAAAAGTGGGCTAAAGAAGTAGCCCAGCTACATGGGTTCCAAGTAACTGGGCACGATGCCGAAATCTACGGCCTCTGCGAAAGCTGCTCTGCAGCAGCCGAATAAGTCTTTTTTATCCGAGCGCTACTCCAAACGCTTTGCCTAAGAGGTAGGTCACGCCCGCTGCGGCCATACCAATGATGAGCTGGCGTAGCGCTCTTTTTAGTGGTGGTTTGCCCGACAAAATTCCGGTGATACTTCCGGTGATCATCAGTGCAGCTCCCACCAGCACTGTAGAAATCACTGCTGCAGCAACACCTGAAACGCTAAAGAAGTACGGCACCACGGGGATCAGTGCGCCAAATCCGAAACAGAAGAAACTAGACACCGCCGCGGACCATGCACCGTTACTGGGCTCCTCGTCGCGAGGTACGTCGACAATCGCTTGATCTTCAGCATTACGCAAATTGGCAAATGCTTCTGCAGCTTTTTGCTCAGCGTCTGCCTCCGACATCCCACGCGCACGGTAGACAAGTGCTAGTTCGTTGGCATCCACATCAAGCTGCGGAATGTAATTCTTCGTCCCTGGGTGCGGCGTCGATGCCTCGAGAAGCTCGTTTTGACTCTTTACAGAAATGTACTCCCCCGCGCCCATCGATAGCGCACCCGAGAGCAAACCAGAGATGCCAGTGAGCAACACAATATTAGGACTGACACCTGAAGCAACCACGCCGAGCACCAATGCAAAATTGGATACCAAACCATCGTTGGCACCAAAGATTGCAGCTCGGAAGTTTCCGCTCATCTGTTCACGGCCACGAGCCGCAAGCCCACGCACGATTTCTGCGTGGATAGCCTCATCGGCTTTCATCTGTTCAGTGGCGTCGTCATCGTCTGCATAGGGACTACGCTGCTCCGCAGTCTGCATCAGTGCGAGGGCAAAAACTGACCAAAAGTTCCGCGCCAAAAATGCCAGCATCCGAGTCGACAAATCGGGGCTTTTGGGCATGCCAACATAATCGCCGAGAAGATTACGCCAATGCTGTTCGTGTCGCGCTTCGGCTTCCGCAATCGCAAGAAGGATCTCACGTTCTTCGCCGTCTTTACGGTGGGCTAGCTCGCGATACAATGCGGCTTCAGCGCGTTCGTTGGCAAGATACTGGCGCCATCGCTTGATCTGTTGAGATGTGGGCTGCGTTGTTGTCATTTAGTTCCCCCCAAACCGGCGATCGCGTCGAGCGTATTCTTCGACTGCTGCAAACAAATCCTCAGGTGTGTAATCAGGAAACAATTTGTTTTGATACACCATTTCCGCATAAGCAGACTGCCACAACAAGAAATTAGACGTGCGCTTTTCCCCTGATGGGCGCAGGAACAAATCAACATCCGGCATGTCGGGCTCATCGAGGAACTGCG
The sequence above is drawn from the Corynebacterium rouxii genome and encodes:
- a CDS encoding Fur family transcriptional regulator, which codes for MNRTIDRSVPKLGVRSTRQRTAVVGVLKDLDYFASAKVIHQELTKRDLKVGLTTVYRTLQSLSDIEAVDVLHMSNGETLYRHCLSDEHHHHLVCTQCGRTVEIDGGPVEKWAKEVAQLHGFQVTGHDAEIYGLCESCSAAAE
- a CDS encoding VIT1/CCC1 transporter family protein, with the protein product MTTTQPTSQQIKRWRQYLANERAEAALYRELAHRKDGEEREILLAIAEAEARHEQHWRNLLGDYVGMPKSPDLSTRMLAFLARNFWSVFALALMQTAEQRSPYADDDDATEQMKADEAIHAEIVRGLAARGREQMSGNFRAAIFGANDGLVSNFALVLGVVASGVSPNIVLLTGISGLLSGALSMGAGEYISVKSQNELLEASTPHPGTKNYIPQLDVDANELALVYRARGMSEADAEQKAAEAFANLRNAEDQAIVDVPRDEEPSNGAWSAAVSSFFCFGFGALIPVVPYFFSVSGVAAAVISTVLVGAALMITGSITGILSGKPPLKRALRQLIIGMAAAGVTYLLGKAFGVALG
- a CDS encoding ArsR/SmtB family transcription factor, giving the protein METSPRPSSLYALGDATVMSSDHNLDVIQEEPSLISGILSALDSSIRIQILLLLHQRDHYVFELVQALGGSQPLISQHLKVLKRAHIIDNERQGRQIIYRLKEPMIIDIIAKVGQLSQKVSKTAAVSH